In Desulfosudis oleivorans Hxd3, the DNA window CGGGAACGGCTCGGCTGGCAGCCCGGGGTGGGCCTGGCCGAAGGCCTTGAAAAAACGGTGCGCTATTTCGAAGCTCTGATCGCGGGCAAACTTTAATATATCAACCACCGAGAATGAGGATTGTATCGTGACATTAAAAAAAGCCCTGATAACCGGTATCACGGGCCAGGACGGCGCCTACCTGGCTGAGTTTCTGCTGGAAAAAGGCTACGAGGTCCATGGCATCAAGCGACGGGCGTCACTTTTCAATACGGCCAGGATCGATCACCTGTATCATGATCCCCATGAGGAAGATGTTCGTTTTTTCATGCACTACGGGGACCTGACCGATTCTTCCAACCTGGTGCGCATCATTCAGCATGTGCAACCCGATGAGATTTACAACCTGGGGGCACAGAGCCATGTCCAGGTCTCTTTTGAATCCCCGGAGTACACGGGGGACGTGGACGGCCTGGGCACTTTGCGATTGCTGGAGGCCATGCGGATTCTGGGCGTGGAAAAGGATGTTCGGTTCTACCAGGCTTCTACCTCGGAACTTTACGGTAAGGTGCAGGAGGTGCCGCAGACCGAGAAAACCCCTTTTTATCCCCGTTCACCCTACGGGTGTGCCAAACTTTATGCCTACTGGTGCACGGTGAATTACCGGGAGGCTTATGGCATGTTTGCCTGCAACGGCATTCTGTTCAATCACGAGTCGCCCATTCGCGGCGAGACCTTTGTCACCCGCAAGATCACCCGGGCCGCGGCGCGCATCGCCGGCGGAGTCCAAGATCGGCTTTACCTTGGCAACCTGGGCGCTTTGCGGGACTGGGGCCATGCCAGAGATTATGTGCGGGCGCAGTGGCTCATGCTTCAGCAGTCCGAACCCGAGGATTTTGTCATTGCCACGGGCAAACAGCATTCCGTGCGGGAGTTCTGCGAAAAGGCCTTTGCCAACGCCGGTATTCATCTGGCCTGGAAGGGCACCGGTGTGGAGGAGCATGGAATTGTCGATTCAGTCAATAAAGAGGCCCCCCTGGTCGGGAAATACGGCATGAAGCAGGCTTTGTCCCGGCTGGCCCCCGGCACGACGGTGATCTGCGTGGACGCGGCCTATTTTCGGCCCGCGGACGTGGTCTCCCTGGTGGGCGACGCCACAAAAGCCAGGGAGAAGCTGGGGTGGGAACCGCTAATCACCCTTGACGAGATGGTTTTTGAGATGGTGGACTCTGATTTTCAGGATGCCCGGCGGGAAGCGGTGTGTAAGGCCAACGGCTTTCCCCTGCCGGCCAGCTGCGAGGCTCACAT includes these proteins:
- the gmd gene encoding GDP-mannose 4,6-dehydratase, whose amino-acid sequence is MTLKKALITGITGQDGAYLAEFLLEKGYEVHGIKRRASLFNTARIDHLYHDPHEEDVRFFMHYGDLTDSSNLVRIIQHVQPDEIYNLGAQSHVQVSFESPEYTGDVDGLGTLRLLEAMRILGVEKDVRFYQASTSELYGKVQEVPQTEKTPFYPRSPYGCAKLYAYWCTVNYREAYGMFACNGILFNHESPIRGETFVTRKITRAAARIAGGVQDRLYLGNLGALRDWGHARDYVRAQWLMLQQSEPEDFVIATGKQHSVREFCEKAFANAGIHLAWKGTGVEEHGIVDSVNKEAPLVGKYGMKQALSRLAPGTTVICVDAAYFRPADVVSLVGDATKAREKLGWEPLITLDEMVFEMVDSDFQDARREAVCKANGFPLPASCEAHM